In the Bacillus sp. HSf4 genome, TCAGCCGCCTGAAGGCATCGGCTCCATGTCTGTGATCGGCTCTGATGAAGTCGGAACAGGCGATTATTTCGGTCCGATGACAGTCGCGTGCGTATACGCCGATAAAGCAAAGCTTCCTCTTTTAAAAGAGCTGGGCGTCAAAGATTCAAAGCATTTAAAGGACCCGCAGATCATCCAAATCGCACGCGATTTAATCAAGACGGTCCCCTACAGCCTGCTCGTTTTAAGAAATGAAAAATACAATGAGATGCAGCAAAAAGGCATGAGCCAGGGAAAAATGAAAGCCCTCCTGCACAACCAGGCGATCACGAATCTGCTCAAAAAAATGGACGGCATACGCCCAGAGGCCATTTTGATCGACCAGTTCGCCGAGCCGGCCGTCTATTTTAAACACTTGGCAGGCAAGACCGCCATCAAAGAACGCACATATTTCAGCACAAAAGCGGAAGGCATCCACCTCTCCGTCGCCGCGGCTTCAATCATCGCCCGCTATTCATTTTTAATGGAGATGGATAAGCTGTCAAAAGAAGCCGGATTCCCGCTTCCGAAAGGCGCCGGACCGCTCGTCGACGAAGCGGCGGCAAAGCTGATCAGAAAAAAAGGCGAAACTGCCCTGCGGCAGTTTACAAAGCTGCATTTTGCGAATACGCAGAAGGCGAAGCGGATGGTTTAGCGGTGAAAAGTACTCCTGTTGTGCAGGGGTGCTTTTTTGTTCGGCGGGAGTAACCGAGAGGGAGTGGATACGGTGCCACTTATGAAGCTGACGCCTATATTGATAAGGAAAAGGTGCGTCTTCTGGTCATTAAAACAGCGGCCGCCCATCAGTATACAACATCAATGTACAAAAGATCAGTATCTGCATTTGGACTAAATACTCACGTCGTTTTCCTTCTCTCTATCGCATGATAAAATGGAATAGAAAAAGATCCCCTTTTTGTCGGATTTGAATATCAAAAAACCTTGAAAGGCAGTAGCCAATCAAGGTAGAAGAGATGAACACTATATTCATCACCTATAAGCATTAATCATCATCACCAAATAATAACTCATCCATTTCTTCTCGATCTTTTGCAATACCTTCATAAGTTTCGATCAAGTTCTTTACCATTTCAAGTGTTATTTCTCTGTTATTTTCATTAATTTTAATGCTGGCTCCCAATGATAGTAACTGTTCTATTATGTTTACTAATGATTTTAATTCTCCCGTGTCATAGTAATCACATTCAATAACAGGTTTTCCAGATTCAATTGCCTGCTTTAGTTCCTTAATAGGTTTGGACGATGTTTTTCTTAATAACGAAATGTACTTAGTAATATTTGAATCATTGAGTACTTCCACATCAATCAAGTTCATCATAATAACTCCCTTCTAAAATAAAAATCTTTAATATCTTTAATCGGTTTTCCCGGGAGACTATCCTCCATGCTATCACTATAAATGCTCGCTTGTTGTTACTGGATATACCACTTCTCCATTATCGCTTAAGTGAGGGAATTTAGAAGTACTATAACTGTGATGTCCTTGCATGGTTTTCCCTTCAAATTTAGGTCTCTTATTATTTAAAATATCTTGTGCCTGCTCTTTTGACCAATTTCTTGTCACCGTTAGGTATTTTTGTTTTTTCTTGTTTCCAAAAAACTTAACACTTTTGTCTCGCTTAGCAAAATAATGTAGATTTAAAGATATTCAGATCACCGTAATAAACGATTTTGAATAGGAATTAATCATCCTTGTTTAGTTCAGAATGTGATGTTCAAAAACTGCCTTTAAATAATCCCAAGAGCTGTCGCCAAAAGGATGACAGCAACCTCTCCCGTCTTATCATAGACGGAGCGATCTGCTTTAAGCTTTTGATTTTTCAAATTTCTCTTTCTGCATTTGTTATGTGTGACAGCCACTAAAAGCGCAAAATTCTTTTCACTTCTCCATGTTCAAAGACCTGTCAAACGGCAGGTTTTTTTGTCTATATATTTTGTCGAAACACTGTGATTTGCAGGAATATCGAAAGAGCAACAAAAAGAACGTATGATTTATGTCCTCTTTTCGGATGAATTGAAGGAATTTTTAGATAATTCCTAGAATTCCTGATTTGTTCAAAATAAAGGAGGGGTACAAAGTGAAAAAGCGTTCTTTATTTTTATCGTTATTACTTACCGCCGGCATCATTCCCGGGGTAACGGCGGGAGCCGCGAAAGACAGCGGACACGATCACACGCATGCGGCCGAAGGGACTTATATCGATTCATTACCTAAAGCGAAAACCTTTAAAGATTTGCATGGCAAAGTTCAGATTGAAAAAACGACGAAAACGAAAATACTTAATGAAAAAGGAAATGTCGTCGGACAGAAAACCTTCAAAAAGAATACAGGCAATGGAAAGTTTTCGACACAGGCGAACACAGGCAGCCAAAAGGTGAGCGTGTTGGCGGTGGCAGACGCGCAGTACCGGGCAAAATACAGCGACTGGCAGACGAGGATCGTCCAAATTGTTGAACAGGCGGATGTGATGTTCAACCGCGATCACAGCATTGATTTTGTCGTAGAGGCAGTTGCCCCTTGGACATCCTCCGGCAGCAACAGTTCTCAGATTCTATCAAACCTTCAGCGCAATTTTAGCGGGAAAAATTATAAATTCGTCGTCGGATTTACAGCCAACAGCCATTTTGACGCCGGCGGCATCGCTTATGTATACAGCGGCAAACCGGGTGGCAGCGCCTTCAGCGTCAACCTTGATCAGGGAACGGCTAATACGGCAAAAGCAGCCACACATGAGTTCTCCCATAACTTCGGGTTACACCATGATGCGCAAGGAAGCGGCATTCGCTGCATCATGAATTACGATTACGCATACACAGTCGATGTCTGGGATTCGTCGCATAACAGCCAGATTGAAAACAATAAAGCTTGGTACAAGTAAAAAAAGGGCGTCCTGCATGAAGCGGCAGGCGCCCTTTTTGCACTTTCAAAAACACCGGCCCCCAACAGGGACCGGCCGTTTTCGTATTTTATCCTCTCAGCACAGCCTGATGTGTTTCCTCCAGCGCTTTCAACACTGTGTCGTGAACTTTCGTCACTTCTTCTTCAGTAAGCGTCTGTTCAGGATTCAAATATTGCAGGCTGAAGGCGACGGATTTTTTGCCTTCTTCCATGTGCTCGCCTTCATAGACGTCAAAGACGTGCACTTCCTTCAACAATGCGCCGCCGGCTTTTCGAATGACATCCTCAAGCTGGCCGCTGGCGATGCCTTTGTCTACGACCAGCGCGATATCGCGGGTGACGGACGGGTATTTCGGAATGGCCGTATACGTAATCTCCGGCACATCAACCGCGAAGAGCTCATGGAGATCAAGCTCGAATACATAAGTCTCATGGAGATCAAGCTCTTTTTCAACCGATGGATGAAGCTGGCCGATGAAGCCGATTAAAGAGCCGTTGTACAGAATGTTGGCCGTTCTCCCCGGATGGAGCTCTTTTCTTTCAGACTGGACGAACTCAACGCCCTCTTTGATGCCGAGCTTGTCAAATAAGCCTTCGACTATGCCTTTTACAACAAAGAAATCGACCGGCTTTTTCTCCCCTTGCCAGAGGTTTTTGTGCCACAGACCTGTCACAGCTCCGGCGACGTGTTCTTTTTCGACCGGTTTTGTCTGTTCTTCGGCTTTTAAGAAAACCGAACCGATTTCATAAAATGCTGCTGAATCGGTTTGTCTTGCCAGGTTGTAGGATAACGAATCAAGCAGATTCGGCAGCAGGCTGTGCCTCAAGACGCTTCTTTCCTCACTCATCGGCAGTGAAAGGATCGTTTTAAACGATTTCTCCAGCGCGTATGCGGTCGCTTTTTTGTCGCTTGTCAGTGAGTAAGTGATCGCCTGAGAAAGCCCGGCTCCCTCCAGGAAGCGTCTGACTTTTCTCCGTTTTTCCTGATAAGGGGTCAATCCGCCGCTAAAGCCGGTCAGTTCAGGCAGTGATGACGGAATGTTGTCATATCCGTACAATCTTGCAACCTCTTCAATCAAATCTTCTTCGATCGTGATATCGCCTCTTCTTGAAGGGACGGTGACGATCAGCTCGCCGCCCGTTTCTTCAACGGAAAACCCGAGTCTTTGAAAAATGCGGACCATTTCCTCTTCACTGATGGACATCCCGAGAACTTTTGTGACTTTTTCAGCGGACAGGCTGATGACTCTGTCTTTCACGTCAAGGTGTTTTTCCTGAACCGTGCCCTCTAAAACTGTGCCCCCCGCATAGCGGCTAATCAGGTGTGCTGCACGTTCTGCGGCAGGGAGAACACGAGCTGGATCGATGCCTTTTTCAAAGCGGACGCTTGATTCACTGCGCAGTCCAAGATCTTTGGAAGCTTTGCGGACAGTCTGTCCGTTAAAATATGCCGCTTCCAGCAAAATCGTCACCGTATCTTCGCGGACTTCGGAATCCGCTCCCCCCATGACCCCTGCGACGGCTTGCGGAAGAGAGCCGTTTGTAATGACGAGATGGTCGGCTGATAGAGTTCTTTCTTCATCATCAAGCGTGACCATTTTTTCATTTTCCTCCGCTTTGCGGACGACGACCTCTTTTGAGCCGAAGCGGTCATAATCAAAAGCGTGCAGCGGCTGGCCGTATTCCAAGAGCACAAAGTTGGTAATGTCGACGACATTGTTGTGCGGCCTGATTCCGGCGTTGATCAGCTTCGTCTGCATCCACAGCGGGGACGGCCCGATTTTGACGTCTTTAATGATTTTCGCCGCGTATAAAGGATTGGCTTCTGGATCTTCAATTTTGACGGAAATATAGTCTGCCGCTTTTTCGGCGCCTGCTTGATAAGCCGTCTCAGGGAGCTTGACTTCGCGGCCGAGAATCGCAGCCACTTCATAAGCGACACCGAGCATATTCATGGCGTCGGCGCGGTTTGGCGTCAGTCCCAGCTCCAGCACCGCATCATCGAGCGCAAGGCTGGTGAGCGCATCCGTGCCGATCTCGGCATCGCTCGGAAATACGAAAATACCTTCCGCATATTCTTTTGGTACAAGCTTTCCTTGAATGCCGAGCTCCTCTAAAGAGCAGATCATGCCGTTTGAAGCTTCGCCGCGAAGCTTCGCTTTTTTGATTTTAAAATTGCCCGGCAAAACCGCGCCGACCATTGCGACGGCTACTTTTTGCCCTCTGTCCACATTCGGGGCTCCGCAGATGATTTGCACCGGCTCCTCCGCGCCGATATCGACAAGACATTTATTTAATTTATCGGCGTTCGGATGCTGCTCGCGTTCGAGAACATGCCCGATGACAACACCTTTGATTCCTTCCCCTTTATATTCAACGCCTTCCACTTCAATCCCGCTTCTTGTGATCTTTTCAGCGAGAATATCCGGCGTCATTCCGTCTAAATCCACGTATTCCTGCAACCATTTATATGAAACAAACATCACGCGTCCTCCTCTTTAAGCCTGTTTAAATTGAGATAAAAATCTGACATCGTTTGTATAGAAATGGCGGATATCATCAATTCCGTACTTCAGCATCGCGATCCGCTCAACACCCATTCCAAAAGCGAAACCCTGATATTGTTTGGAATCGAAACCGGCCATTTCAAGCACGTTCGGATGCACCATTCCCGCGCCGAGGATTTCAATCCAGCCGGTCTGCTTGCAGACTGAGCAGCCTTTTCCTCCGCATTTGAAGCAGGAGACATCGACTTCGACAGACGGTTCTGTGAACGGGAAAAAGCTTGGTCGAAGTCTGATTTCGCGATCTTCGCCAAACATTTTCTTCGCTACGGTTTCAAGCGTGCCCTTCAAATCGCTCATGCTGATGTCGCGATCGACGCAAAGCCCTTCAATCTGCATAAATTGGTGGGAGTGTGTCGCATCATCATTGTCGCGGCGGTATACTTTTCCCGGACAGATGATTTTGACCGGGCCTTTCCCTTCATGCTTCTCCATCGTACGCGTCTGAACAGGAGAGGTCTGTGTTCTCATCAGCGTATCTTCGGTGATGTAAAAGCTGTCCTGCATATCCCGGGCCGGGTGCTCCTTCGGAAGGTTGAGCGCTTCAAAGTTGTAGTAGTCCGTTTCCACTTCCGGTCCTTCTTCAACTGAATACCCCATGCTGATAAACAGGTCTTCAATATCCTCGATGACGATCGTTAACGGATGGCGCGCACCCGTTTTGACCGGACTTCCCGGAAGCGTGACATCAATCGTCTGTTCTTTCAGCTTTCTTGCCACTTCTTCTTCTTCAAGACGGGCATTTTTTTCAGCGATCGCGCTTGCAATCGTCTCCCTCACTTCGTTTGCCAAAGCGCCCATTTTCGGTCTTTCTTCAGCAGACAGCTTTCCCATCCCGCGAAGCACTTCTGTAATCGGTCCTTTTTTTCCGAGATATTGAACGCGGACATCGTTGACTTCCTTTAATGATCCTGCGGCTGCGACTTTTTCAACCGCTTCTTTTTCAAGCCGTTTCAGCTCTTCCTGCATCTTAATAATTCCTCCTTTTATGTAGCTCACATTGTTTCGCTGCAATAAAAAAAGCCCCTTTCTTCATGAAAGGGACGACTTGTGGCCCGTGGTACCACCCTTTTTTAAACAAAGCGAAAAAAAGCTTTGTTACTCACTTCATTGGCATAACGGATTTGAATCCGGTTCACCTTTACACACCTTTTAAGAAAGATGTGGTCCCGGTGACAACTCAAGAGGTGAAGCGTTTTGACACCGGCCATAAAAATGCTTTCAGTCTAAGGCATTTTCTCCCTTGATGGCGGAGTGGTCAAAACAGTCCTCTGTCACTGTTTTTAAACATATTAAATTCATTATAGTGAATTCCTTTTTCTTGTGCAACCGGTTATCCGCGGAGATGGTATAACAGCACCGCTGCGGCGGCTGCCACATTCAAGGACTCCGCTTTCCCGTAAATGGGAATGTAAAGATTTCTGTCCGTCTGTGCGAGCAGTTCGGGATCAACCCCAGAACCCTCATTTCCGATCAGCAGCGCAAACGAGTCTGACGGCTCTGCTTCTTTAAATGGAACGGCATGTTGCAGCGCAGTTCCATAGACGGGGATTTGTTTTTCCTTCAACTCTTTCATCAGCCCTGAAAGCTCAGCTTTGATAATCGGAATATGAAAATGTGATCCTTGCGCAGATCTGAGCGTTTTGGCGTTATAAGGATCAACCGTCCCATGGCCGACAACCACGGCATCGATTCCCGCGGCATCGGCCGTGCGGATGATCGTTCCTAAATTGCCGGGGTCTTGGATAGCATCTGCAAGGAGCAGTTTTTCATACTGAAAAGGACCGCTGTCGGGCATTCGGCAGACTGCGGCGACAGACTGGGGAGTCTCGGTTTCTGAAATGGCAAGAAACGCGTCGCGGCTGACAAGATAGCAGGCTATATCCGGATCCAGCCCGTCCGGCATATCAGCTTCATCTAAAATGATGATTTCCTTGACAGTGCCCGGTGTTTTCAGCGCTTCTTCAAGAAGATGCTCCCCTTCTATTAAGAAAGTATTGGTTTTTGTTCGTTCTTTTTTCGTGTGAAGTTTTTTCCAATCCTTCACTTTTTGGTTTTTGGCTGATTCAATATGTTTCAAATCGGTTTGGCTCCTTTTGTTTCGCGAATAGTCACATTATATCTCATGAATGGTACATAATAAACCCGATAGTGAGGCAGAATATAGAAAACCAGAAGATGAAATGGAGTGAAAAAGATGGATTTGAATTTGCGCCATGCGGTGATTGCCAATGTATCAGGAAATTCACAGGATGAGCTTGAACATACGATTGTCGATGCGATTCAAAGCGGTGAAGAGAAAATGCTTCCCGGTTTGGGCGTATTGTTCGAGGTCATTTGGCAGAACGCATCAGAAACAGACAAAACCGAAATGCTTGAAATGTTGGAGCAAGGGTTGAAGACGAAATAAACCGGACGGCCGAACAGGCCTCCGGTTTATTTTGATCAGCCGGGAATGGAAGGCTCCATCCTTAAGGAAGGATCGCGCCAAATCTCCGTCCACTTTTTAATGGCGGCCGCCATAATCACCAATCCCAAAACGAGCATCACAATCGATAAAATGCCGTTCAACACGCTGTAGCCGCCGGCTTCTGCATTGAAGTAAACGTGTCTGATCATCCAGTACCCCGCATAATTGACGGTCACATACAAATAGGCGAGCGGAATAAGACACGTCAGCATATATCTTCGTTTATCCGCGATTTTTAAAATGACGGTCGCCCCGATGATCAGTCCGACGGATGCCATTAGCTGATTGGATACGCCAAACAGCGCCCAAATGGAGCTGATGTCCCCGGAATAAAGCAAATACCCCCACATGAAGCAGGCAAGAGCGCTTGCTATTACTGACCCCGGCAGCCAATCCGTTTTTTTGAGCGGTTTGTACACTTCACCGAAAAAGTCTTGAATCAAATAGCGGGCCACCCTTGTTCCGGCATCAATCGCCGTTAAGATAAAGACCGCCTCAAACATAATCACAAATTGAAAGAAATATGAGGCCAAATGGCTGAAAAACGGGATATCTGTAAAGATATAAGCCATGCCGACGGCGAGCGTAACAGCTCCGCCCGTTCTTCCTTCCAAATCAAGCCCGATCTCCCGGCTGAGCTCCGGCAGATGGACGGTATCCATGCCAAGCGTCCGAAAAACCTCAGGTGCGCTGTTGATCGCAAAATAATCGCCTGGCTGCAATGCAGTCGCCGCGATCAACGCCATAATCCCGACGAGACATTCGACAAGCATGGCGCCAAAGCCGACAAATTTCATATCGCTCCATTTGTCGAGCATTTTCGGCGTTGTGCCGGAACCGACAAAGGCGTGAAAGCCGGAAATGGCTCCGCAGGCAATCGTAATCGAAATAAACGGCCACACTGGTCCCGGCGAAACGGGGCCTCCCCCGCCCGTAAACTCGGTGAATGCCGGAAACGGGATCGCCGGATTCACGATGAATACACCGGCTATCAAAGCAATGAATACACCGATTTTCATAAAGCTGCTCAAATAGTCGCGCGGTGCGAGCAGCAGCCAGACAGGCAGGGCCGCTGCGAAAAACGCGTAGACCGGAAGCGCGATGGAGAGCGTTTTCATATCAAGCGTCAAGGCCTCTCCCAGCGGCGTATTGGCGACTGACGGTCCGATGAACACGCCGGCCATCAGCAGAATAAACCCGACCGTTGACGCGAGCTTCAGGTTTCCTGTCTTTTTATAAAATAAACCGACACCCATGGCGATCGGTATCGTGATCGCGACCGAGAACGTCCCCCACGGATTGCGCTCAAGCGCGTGGAGGACAACCATCGACAGTCCCGCCATCGTGATCGTAATAATAAACAGCATCGCCAGGCCCGTACAAAACCCGGCGACAGGTCCGAGTTCTTCTTTAGCGACTTCTGAAAGCGATTTACCATTCCTCCGCATCGACGCGAATAAAACGACAATATCGTGGACGGCTCCCCCGATGACCGCCCCGATCAACAGCCACAACAGCCCCGGCAAATAGCCGAACTGCGCAGCCAAAATCGGCCCGACGAGCGGCCCCGCGGCCGCGATCGCTGCAAAATGATGACCGAAAGACACCCATTTGTTTGTCGGCACATAATCTTTGCCGTCTTTTTGGAGATGGGCAGGAGTCGGTTTGTCGTCATCCACCTTCAGCACTTTCACCATCATAAACGTTCCGTACAAACGGTAGGCGATCGCCAATATACAGATGGAAGCGATCACAATCGTAATGGCATTCATCCAATTCCTCCCTCCTTGTTGTCCTTTTTAACATAGCTTATATTTTTTGTAAGCGCAATCATCTTTTTTTCAAAAAAGACCTCCCCTCATTCTTCGATTTATATAACAGTTAAAAATGGATGTTTTAGATTGACGATTTAGCACGATCGTACTAAAATGAGGTCATGAATACAAAAACACAAAAAAGGCGACTGCAAATTATTGAAGATGCTATTCAAGTGCTTGTGGAAGAAGGTTATGCGAATGCCTCTATCGGCAATATCGCAAAAAAGGGGGGAATCAGCAAAGGGGTTGTAACGTATCATTTTCCAAATAAATTACAGCTTATGAAGGCTGTTGTGGAGCATTCCTATGGACTTGCAGCACCTTATATGGAAAAATTCATGGACGGTTTAGACAGTGCTCCGGCCACACTCCGCGCGTATATTGAATCAAATCTCAGATTCATGTATGAACATCGAAAATACGTGACCGCAATCATTGAAGTGGTTTCCAACTTACGAACAGAAAGCGGTGATCTGTTTTATCAGAATGAAGATGAATCAATATATGAGCCGCTGATTGAAATTTTTAAGTGGGGACAGGAAATAGAAGGGAGTTTCAGAGAGTTTTCCCCGCAAATTATGGCTAGAACCGTGCGAAGCGTCATCGATTCATTGGGACCCAAAATCGCAAATCATGATATATCAGATATAGAGTGCGCGATATCTGAAATTGCAGATACGTTCGATTATGCAACGAGAAAAACACCTAAAACTATAGGGGGGCTATCGTGATTACTGACGAATTTAAGAAAATAGACGAAAAAATTGTTGTCGTAAGGAAGCTTGAAGGTATGATCACATTATGCGTCTATGCATGCACAATCCTTGTAGTGCTTTACTTTACTTTAACATTCGGCTGGCCGAAATGGATATTGGCTGTCATCACATGTTTCGCTATAGTCTCTGTACCGTTTGAACTTTATTTTTTACCGAAGTGGAAATATGAATTTTGGCGATATCGTCTAAGTGACTTAAGCATCCAAATCCATAAAGGAATCATTTTCAAGCGAAAAATATTAGTTCCTGTGGGGAAAGTCCAGCATGTCGAAGCAAAACAAGGTCCTATTTTAAAAAAGTACAACTTATATACAGTGACGTTATCCACGGCAGCCGGCAGCCACGAAATTTTGGGATTAGCCGAAAAAACAGCCGATTCCGTACGTAAGGATATTGAAACATATGCGAGGTTAAGCGATGAACAAGTCTGAAAAATTAATAAAACATCGTCTCCATCCCATTTCGATTCTTTATTTTATGATGAAGGCAGGCAAGGAATCTTTATCATTTATTTGGTTATACCCGCTGCTCATTTTATTGATTCATAAACAGATAGGCAGCCAAATTCCCGCTTTGATCATCGGCGTCTTTCTCGTTATTTTTCTCATGATGGTATTGATCATGATTGGTGTATTAAGGTGGCGGGCATTCACCTACCAGATACGCGAGAAATCGATATATATAGAATATGGTTTGTTTATAGTCAAGAAAAGATGGGTGCAGCCGGACCGCATTCAGTCCATTGATTCTACGGTCCGTCTATATGACCATTTATTTTCTACACGAACTTTAACGATTGAACTTGCCGGAGGAGATGAATCCAGCATCACACTCAGCTGTATTTCAAGAGAAGAAGAACAGCGCATTCGAACGGTTTTAAATGCAGAGTCAAAAAGCAAGCCGATCGAGCATGGCGGAGCGTCAATGTTTCAATTGTATAAAAAAGATCTCATTTTACACAGTCTGCTTTCCCCTAAATTCGGGATTGTGCTTTCATTATTATCACTAGGATTATTGAAATATTTGGATATATCGAAAGAAACAGATCGATCCGCTTTATTTACTAACTTATCAAGCTGGTTCGGTTCTAACTGGATCATCGTCGTGATGGTTATCATCGTACTTCTCTCGTTTGCACTTTCATTGTTATTAACATTTGTAAGTGATTATCATTTCACATTAAAGAGGAACAGCAAAGGCGAACTCGAAATCGAACAAGGCCTGTTTGAGAAGAAAAAACGAACGATCGACGAAAACAGGATACAGGCCATTCTAATCATCGAGCATCCGCTTCACCGCCTCCTGGGATTTGCATCAATCAAAGCTGTTGTGATTCGTAATCGGCCAAATGAACAAAGCAGTAAAACGATCACCCTCCTTCCTTTTGTTAAAAAAGAAAAAGTCTGTTCCATTCTTGAAACGTATACCGGCTACCGGAAAGGCAACCATTTGCACATGCTCACAAAGGAAGCCAAACATTATAATATGGTTCTGCCATTTATAGCAGGTTGTGTTCTTGCCATACCGCTATGGATGTTTGTGCCCGGTTACTATCATTATCTGGCTGCGGTTCTGCCGCCTGGATTATTATGTCTGGGGACGATGGTATATCGAATGATTGGCTGGCATCAAAGCCGCTATTTTTTAACTTTGCAATATGGCTCCTTATCCCGCAAAACGGCACTTATTAAACGCGGGCGCATTCAATGGGCATCATTAGGCCAAACATCTGTACAAGAGAGAAAGAATTTGGCATCCATTAAGCTGGCCGTTGCTTCAGGAAAAGAAAATGTGAAGTTTTCTATAACCCACATCCCAATAGAGGATGCAACAATGATTTATCAACATGCCCTTAAAACAAGCTGAGGATGTTTCAAAACGTTTAGCACATGATAAAACCAAGTTGAAAAATATGAATAATAAGAATAAAATGATATTAAACTTCACCTCCTGTCTCAATAGACGGATTTAGCGGGGATCATCTGATCTCCGCCCTTTTTTGCTTTCAGCATAACGGAACGACATAAAAATGAATGGCCATGACAAGAAGAAACGC is a window encoding:
- a CDS encoding PH domain-containing protein, which translates into the protein MNKSEKLIKHRLHPISILYFMMKAGKESLSFIWLYPLLILLIHKQIGSQIPALIIGVFLVIFLMMVLIMIGVLRWRAFTYQIREKSIYIEYGLFIVKKRWVQPDRIQSIDSTVRLYDHLFSTRTLTIELAGGDESSITLSCISREEEQRIRTVLNAESKSKPIEHGGASMFQLYKKDLILHSLLSPKFGIVLSLLSLGLLKYLDISKETDRSALFTNLSSWFGSNWIIVVMVIIVLLSFALSLLLTFVSDYHFTLKRNSKGELEIEQGLFEKKKRTIDENRIQAILIIEHPLHRLLGFASIKAVVIRNRPNEQSSKTITLLPFVKKEKVCSILETYTGYRKGNHLHMLTKEAKHYNMVLPFIAGCVLAIPLWMFVPGYYHYLAAVLPPGLLCLGTMVYRMIGWHQSRYFLTLQYGSLSRKTALIKRGRIQWASLGQTSVQERKNLASIKLAVASGKENVKFSITHIPIEDATMIYQHALKTS
- a CDS encoding PH domain-containing protein; this translates as MITDEFKKIDEKIVVVRKLEGMITLCVYACTILVVLYFTLTFGWPKWILAVITCFAIVSVPFELYFLPKWKYEFWRYRLSDLSIQIHKGIIFKRKILVPVGKVQHVEAKQGPILKKYNLYTVTLSTAAGSHEILGLAEKTADSVRKDIETYARLSDEQV